From bacterium:
GGCTGGACGGTCACGATCCGCTACAACAGGGGCGGCCAGTTTATGGTCGGCCTGCCGAGCACTCACGCCCAGGGAACCGGCGGCACCCAGTAATTTCCGGTTCAACTAGGCAGAATTTTATTCGAGGGGCGGCGCCTAAGGCGTCGTCCCTCGTGCCGTCAAATGCGTTTTCCCTGCCAATAAGATTCCTCGCCCCTTTTTTTATCTTGCGGCTTGCCCGCCTGTTGGCTTATTGTGCGCGTCATTAGCGCTATTAAAAAGCTGTTCCGTTGATTCGGCCTGTTGTGCCCGCTGCGAACGAAACAGATCAATTGGGCAGCAATCCATCCGGCAATTACCGCTTTTACTTAAACTTCTTGAATCGGCCAAAAGCGGTTATCCTACACATCTTTATATTGTGAAAACACTTCACATCCGCCCGTTTTTATGCTAGTATAATTACGCTTTCAGCTGGTAAGTCCAGTGCCTTCAGGCACTTTTGCTTTTGGAGCATTTTCGTATGGCTGTGTCGAAGAAAGGTCAGAAAAACCATGCCGGCGCCCCGAACAATTCGGGCGGCGCCGACTTTGATTTGGGCGGCAACCCGGAGGCCGATACAGCGCAGGATGCGGCACCTTCGGCCGATGTCGAAGTTGTGGAAGGAGACTACGGAGCCGATCAGATCCAGGTTCTCAAGGGTTTGGCGGGAGTGCGCCACAGGCCGGCGATGTACATCGGCTCCACCGGCGAGGCCGGCCTTCACCATCTCGTATACGAAATCGTGGACAACGCCATTGACGAGGTTATGGCGGGCCATGCCAAGAATATCACGGTCGAGATACTCACAGACCGCGGAATCCGGGTTACCGACGACGGCCGCGGCATTCCCGTTGACGTTATGGAGAGCGAGGGCAAAAGCGCTCTCGAAGTAATCCTTACCACGCTTCACGCGGGCGGAAAGTTCGGCGGCGGCGCCTATAAAGTATCGGGCGGGCTGCACGGAGTCGGCGCCAGCGTCGTAAACGCGCTGTCCCAAAAATATATAACCGAAGTACATCGCGACGGAGTTATTACGCGCATCGTTTGCGAACGCGGCGAGGTTACGGAGCCTGTCAAGGTCAGCGGCAAAACAAGAAAGCGCGGCACCGTTGTCACGTTTTGGCCGGATCCGGATGTTTTCGAGACTACGGATTTCAAATTCCCCATTCTTGAAGAGCGGCTTAGGGAGCTTGCTTTTTTGAATGCCGGCCTGAAAATCGATTTGATCGATCACCGCGACGGCGAGAAAGCGTCTTTCAAGGCGGTTGGAGGTCTGGGCGAATTCGTCAAGTGGCTCAACCGCAACCGGGAAACGATGCACAAACCGGTGATGTTCGAGCACAAGATAAATTCGACCCGCATCGAAGTGTCGCTGCAATTCACTACGGGTTACAACGAGCGCATTTTGGGCTTCGCCAACAATATTTTTACCAAGGACGGCGGTACGCACATCGTCGGCTTCAAAACCGCGCTCACGCGCGTAGTGAACAACTACGCCAAGAAAAACGACCTCTACAAAGCGAACGAAGAAGTGCCGTCCGGCGACGACGTGCGAGAGGGCGTGACGGCGGTTGTCAGCGTCTGGCTGGAGCATCCGCAGTTCGAGGGCCAAACGAAATCACAGCTCGGCAACACGGACGTTCAGGGCATGGTGGAAGTGGCGGTGGGTGAGCACCTTTCCGCTTATTTCGACGAAAATCCGCCAATCGCAAAAAAAATCGTAGCCAAGGCGCAGGCTTCCTGCCGCGCGCGGCTTGCGGCGAAGCGGGCGCGCGACATCGCACGCAAGAAAGCCGGATTCGACAGCTCGCTTCCCGGCAAACTGGCCGACTGCGCGGAGCGCGACAACCATCGCACGGAGCTTTTCATCGTGGAGGGAGACAGCGCGGCAGGCCCCGCCAAGAATGGACGCGACCGCAACTTCCAGGCGATTCTGCCGATCCGCGGCAAGATTTTGAACGTGGAAAAGGCGGGCGACGCGAAGATGCTCAACAACGCGCTGATCCGCGATCTCATCACCGCGATCGGAACGAATATCGGCCAGAACTTCGACCTCGAAAACCGCAGGTACGACAAGACGATCATACTCACCGACGCGGACGTGGACGGCAGCCATATCCAAATTCTGCTGCTCACGTTTTTCTTCAATCATATGCGGGAACTCATCGAGGCGGGACATGTTTTCATCGCGAAGAATCCGCTGTATTGCGTAAAAAAAGGGCAGAAGCGCTTCTACGTTATGAACGACGCCGAATTGAAAGAACTTCTCAAGGAAATCGGCGAAAAGGGCGCGGAAATCACCAGATTCAAAGGTCTGGGCGAAATGAATGCCGACCAGCTTTGGGAGACGACAATGAATCCGGAGTCGAGAACGCTGCTCAAGGTGACGATCGACGATGCCGCTCATGCGGAAACCGTATTCACCAACCTGATGGGCAACGAAGTCGCGCCGCGAAAGAAGTTCATCACCGACTACGCCCGCGAAGTGAAAAATTTGGACATTTAGCCGCTTTCAAGCGGACAGGAACCAATGGCAAGACAAGAAAACATCGGCGAAACCCTAAGGAAACCGATCCTTGTACCGATTTCGAAGCAGGTCGAGGAATGTTTCATCGATTACTCGATGAGCGTGATCATAGGCCGCGCAATCCCGGACGTGCGCGACGGACTCAAGCCCGTCCATCGGCGCATTCTTTACGGAATGATGACGGGCGGATACTTGTCAGACCGGAAGACGCGCAAATGCGCAAAGATTTGCGGCGACATCGTCGGCAAGTACCACCCGCACGGAGACGCGGCGGTGTACGACTCGCTGGTGCGGCTGGCGCAGCCATTCAGCCTGCGCTATCCGCTCGTCGAGGGGCAGGGCAACTTCGGCTCGATTGACGGCGACCCGCCCGCCGCGATGCGATACACCGAGGCCAAATTAAGCCCTCTGGGCGAGTACCTGCTTGCGGACATCCGCAAAAACACCGTTGAATTCGACGCTACATACGACGGCGAGGAGCAGGAGCCGAAAGTTCTTCCCGCCGGGCTGCCGGTCCTTCTCATGAACGGCACGGAGGGCATCGCGGTCGGAATGGCCACGCGTATCCCGCCGCACAATTTGCGGGAACTCGGCGCGGCTGTCGCTGCGGTCGTGGATAATCCCGACATCGC
This genomic window contains:
- a CDS encoding type IIA DNA topoisomerase subunit B; the encoded protein is MAVSKKGQKNHAGAPNNSGGADFDLGGNPEADTAQDAAPSADVEVVEGDYGADQIQVLKGLAGVRHRPAMYIGSTGEAGLHHLVYEIVDNAIDEVMAGHAKNITVEILTDRGIRVTDDGRGIPVDVMESEGKSALEVILTTLHAGGKFGGGAYKVSGGLHGVGASVVNALSQKYITEVHRDGVITRIVCERGEVTEPVKVSGKTRKRGTVVTFWPDPDVFETTDFKFPILEERLRELAFLNAGLKIDLIDHRDGEKASFKAVGGLGEFVKWLNRNRETMHKPVMFEHKINSTRIEVSLQFTTGYNERILGFANNIFTKDGGTHIVGFKTALTRVVNNYAKKNDLYKANEEVPSGDDVREGVTAVVSVWLEHPQFEGQTKSQLGNTDVQGMVEVAVGEHLSAYFDENPPIAKKIVAKAQASCRARLAAKRARDIARKKAGFDSSLPGKLADCAERDNHRTELFIVEGDSAAGPAKNGRDRNFQAILPIRGKILNVEKAGDAKMLNNALIRDLITAIGTNIGQNFDLENRRYDKTIILTDADVDGSHIQILLLTFFFNHMRELIEAGHVFIAKNPLYCVKKGQKRFYVMNDAELKELLKEIGEKGAEITRFKGLGEMNADQLWETTMNPESRTLLKVTIDDAAHAETVFTNLMGNEVAPRKKFITDYAREVKNLDI